DNA from Nitrospira sp.:
GGGCCCATGACGAACCGGTCCCCTGGCTGTTGCGTTATGTTCAGGACAAGGATCTCTGGCACTGGGCACTGCCGAACAGCCGGGAAATCAGCGCCGCGCTGGCATCGTACCCCTTCGACTTTCAACTCTGGAACCGCTTCGAGCAGCAGGAATTAGAGCGGGAAGGCCGGGCCATTCTCCGCTACGAGAACGAACTCGTCACCAAGCTTGCCTCGCATGCCACGATGGTGCAGTTCGAAGGCGCCACCGTGCCGGCCGTTCATAGTGCGGTCCTCACCAGTCAGATCGGCGAGCGCTTGTCGGCCGACCACCCCTTCTGTCTCATCTGGCACGATCGCAACGGGAGACGATACTACAGCATGCGCTCGCGCGAGGATGGAACCGACGTGGGCGCGATCGCCGCCTCGTTCGGCGGCGGAGGCCATACCCACGCGGCCGGGTTCTCGATACCGTTGCAAGCCGACGGCTCGCTCCCTTCGAATCCCCGTCTTCCTCGACCGGCGCCGTGACGGTTCTCGACCAGAGGTGCGGTGATGCTCCCACTCAACGACGATAACCCGACGGAAAGCACGCCGGTCGTCACCATCACGTTCATCGCCGCCTGTTGCCTCGTATTCATGTACCAAAGCACGCTCCCTCCAGGGCCGGGAGAAGCCTTTGTCTATCAGTACGGAGCCATCCCGGCCGTCGTATTCGGCCGCGCAGGGCTCCCGCCTGAGGTCATGGCGATCCCAGCCGTTTCGACCGTGCTGACGAGCATGTTCCTGCACGGCAGTTGGATGCACCTCATCGGCAACATGCTGTATCTCTGGATCTTCGGCAACAACATCGAAGACGTCATGGGCCATGCGAAGTTCATCGTATTTTATGTCCTGTGCGGTGTCCTGGCTGCACTCAGCCACGCCTGGACCGATCCCACGTCCACCGTTCCGATGGTCGGCGCCAGCGGCGCGATCTCCGGGGTGTTGGGAGCCTATCTGCTCTTATTCCCCCACGCCCGCGTGCTGCTGCTCGCTCCGATGGTGGGAATGGTCACGGTACCGGCCGGCATCGTGTTGGGATTCTGGTTCGTGATGCAACTCTTGAGCGGAGGAGCGAGTCTCGGGTCGCAAGGGGGAGGGGTGGCCTTCTTCGCTCACATCGGCGGGTTCATCGCAGGAATGGGGCTGATCGGTTTCTTCAAACGACCGGAGGTGCGGTTCTTTACACCGGCCCGCACCAGGTCATGGCGATACTAACCCCCTCCCGACCGTTCATACGTCCAATAATTCGCGGACCTTCCCGGCCAATTCCTGCTGCCGATAGGGGCGCTGCAGAAAATACTTCTTATTGACCCGATGACTCGTGATCGTCTCGTCCGAGAATCCCGACACAAACAGCGCCTTCATCTTGGGATGCCGGAGAACCAGACGTTTGGCCAACTCCCGTCCGCTGATCTCCGCCATCGACAGATGGCTCACCGTGAGGTGAATGGGCCCGGCGTGCTGCTGGGCCACCAGTAACGCCTCCACTGCAGACCCCGCTTCCAACACTTGGTAGCGATGGCGGTGGAGCGTCGAGAGGGCGAGTTTCCTGGCAATTTCATCCTCCTCGACGAAGAGCACCGTCTCCGACCCCTTCGACAGGGCCTCGTGGACGACGGTCGTGTCCCGCACCGCACCAGTTTGCTCGACCAGCGGGAAATAGACCCGCACCGTCGTCCCCTGGCCGGGCTGACTTTGCACCTCGACCGTGCCGCCATATTGCCGGACGATCCCATACACGAGTGTCAAGCCGAGGCCGGCATTGGCCTCCTTCGTCGAGAAAAACGGTTCGAACATCTGTGACTGGACGTCCAGATTCATCCCGCGGCCGCGATCACTCACGGCAATCATCGCCATGCGTTTACGGGGGGGTTTTTCCAATTGTTCGACGGGAAGGCCCTCACCGGTGACCACTTGCACCGCGATATCCACACGGCCGCCTTCCGGCATCGCGTCCCGCGCATTGGCGACCAGATGCAGGAGCACCTGCTCCAGCCGATCATGGCCGATCTCCACCAGCGCCGCGGTCGAGTCGCTCGTCACCTGCAGGTCGATCCGGCCGGAAAGCAGCCCCCGAAGCATCTCTCGCATCGTTTCGATCGCCGGCCCGAGCGACAGCGTATCCCGCACCGTGGTTTCATGGACGCCCAGCGCCAAGAGTTGCGCCGTCAAGGCGGCAGCCCGTTCCCCGCTCCTGAAAATCTCCTCCACCGGACCTTGCAACGGATCATCCGGTTTCAATTTGGACGTAATGGCACCGGTCTGTTTTCCGATGACCGCCAACACCTGATTGAATTCATATGCCAGTCGGGACGCCAACCGCCCAACCGCCTCGAACTTCTGGGCTTCGCGCAGCTGCCGTTCCAGCCCCGTCCGCTCCGCCTTCCCCTGGCGGATTTCCTGATTCGCACGGGAGAGTCCCTGCTTCAGCCCCTGCACACGCGTTTCTAATTGTGTCCGTCGTTCCTCCAACGCCTGTTCGGCCTGCTTCAACCCCTGGACATTTTCCTGCAAGGTGCGATTGCGCCGGCGCTCGGCGGCCACGGTTTCGAGCGTCAATCCATAAAACACCGCCATGATCAGCAACACGGGAATACCCAGCATATGTCCGACAGCGAACGCACCGGACTGCATCGCATGTTCGTACACCAATACGCCGTACCCGGCGCAGATCACCAGCGAGAGACCGAGCAGCTGTTTCAGCGAAGGAGCCGAAGAGGCGATCAGCACGAGGAGAAAATAGGTGAGATACAATTCGGAGCTGGCGTTCCCGGAGAGATAAATCGTCCCCGTGACCAGCACCGTGTTGAGACTGATGAGGACGCCGGGAAACCAAACGCTCTCAAGCACCTTCCGCGGCAGCACCATGATCCCAAGGCCGACCAAGATCAGGCCGACCGCCACCATCTGGCTCACCGCATGCCCGAATATCGTTTCGTTCCCGACCAACAGTTCGTAGGAGAGAATCCCTGCCACAAGACCCTGCAGAAAAATCGTGCGGGATCGTGAATGGTCGAGGAACCGGCCCACCCCGTGCATGGCCGGATGCCGGCCGGTTTGATCGAGATCGGGGGAAGTAGAAGAAAGAGACGCGCTCACCACCCTGCCCGCCTTCACGAGAGAAGTGTAAAACCGGCTTGGATGTCAGCAAGTCTTGTACCCTGCCCCGCAATGCGGCAAGTCACAGCATTTCCAAGTGTGTGACGAGAAGGGCTGGACATGAAGGGCCGGAACCCCTTCCTTCCAGTCACAAAAACGAACGGACTCTCCTCACGGCAGGCTTACGTCAACCGACACAAATGAGCAGCATTTCGGCATGGGGCCAGGACCGGACATGCAATTGTGCATACCGGGCATGACCCTAGGGGACCGGAAATCGAGGCAACATGCTGACCCGATTCAAACCGACCCTCAAGGACGAGGCAGGGCGAGACGCGACCGGAAGGCCGACGCCCTTGCGAGAGCTTCCGCACCGGTTGAGGCAAGGAACGTGACGTGTCCCATTTTCCGTCTCGGTCGAATCTCGCGTTTGCCGTAGAGGTGGACCGAAGCACCGGGCTCACGCAGCAACTCCTGCACTGCCGGCGACACCGTGGCGAGCAAGACTTCCTCGCCGATGAGGTTGAGCATGACCGCGGGAGAAAGCAGGCGAACTTCTCCGAGCGGCAAGTCGCAGAGGGCGCGCACCTGCTGTTCGAATTGCGACACCGTACAGGCATCCAAGGAATAATGACCGGAATTATGCGGCCTGGGTGCGACCTCGTTGATCAACAACCGGCCGTCACCCATCAGAAACAGTTCCACGCAGAACACGCCCACGCCGTCCAGGGCCTGCACCGCACGTCGCGCCATCGTCGCAGCCTGTTCCGCAACCGGCGTCGGCACGTCGGCCGGTACGATCGTCTGGCGAAGCATGCCGCCTTCATGCACATTCTCGACAAGCGGATAGGTCCGCATCGTCCCGTCACTGCTGCGTACGACCAGGATCGAGACCTCACGTTCGAAGGAAAGACATTCCTCCAGGATCCAGCGTGAACCGAGCCTCATGGTCCGAGCAAGGTCCTGCTGCACGCCCGTACGGTCCTCCGCACGGTCGATTTTCCACTGCCCCTTGCCGTCATAGCCGGCTGTCGCCTGCTTGCAGATCAACGGATATCCGAGCAGGGTTTGCCGGCCCAGTTCTTCCGGCGACGAAATCCCGTGAAACGCCGGCACGGCCAAACCATGGGCCTGCAAAAAGGTCTTTTGTTCGATCCGATCTTGAATCACCCGGAGCACCAGACTCGATGGCCTGACCGGCACCTCGCGTTCCAACTGCGCACACAGGTCACTGGGGACATTTTCCCATTCGTAGGTCACGACACGGACAAGCCGGGAAAAGTCTTTGCGGGCCGCAACGTCGGAAAAGGGTCTGCTCAGCGAATAGTCGGCAAGACGGTGGGCGGGCGCTTCTGCGGCGGGGTCCCACACCGCCACCCCGTACCCCATGCGGCGGGCGGCCGTCGCGAACATCGCACCGAGTTGCCCTGCGCCCAACACACCCAGAGTCGCGCCGGGATCGATGGCTGTCATGCTCACGATCGCCGGCTCGTCCGCTGGCTACGAGGCATGTGAAAGGGAGGAGACAAACGGGTGTCGTCCTGTGAATCGAGCACCGACTGCGTTTGGGAGGCACGGAACCGCTCGATCCGTTGCCTGATTCTGACGGAACGCAAGGCAAGGATCTGTGCGGCCAGGAGGGCGGCATTTTCGGCACCGCCGATGGCGACGGTGGCGACCGGAATACCCCTGGGCATTTGCACGATCGATAACAGTGAGTCCAGTCCCCGCAGATGTTCAGTGGGAATCGGAACCCCGATCACCGGCAGGGAGGTCTTTGCCGCCAACATCCCGGGAAGGTGGGCCGCCCCTCCGGCTCCTGCGATAATGACCTGAATGCCCCGCTCCGCCGCCTGTTCCGCATAGGCGAACAGGCGATCCGGTGTCCGGTGGGCCGAGACCACCAGGAGCTCGTTGGAAATCCCGAGCTCGTTCAGCATGGCCACCGCCTTTTCGAGGATGGGAAAATCCGACTTGCTTCCGCCGAGCACCCCGACAGAGACCCGAACCACTGCGTTGCTGGTTGACATGAGCACCGCCGCCTTTGGATGAAGGAGAGGAAAACGGAGCAAACCTTAGCCGTTCTCCGGTCGAAGGGTCAAGCGGTTCACCGGCGGAACCCGCCATTGAATTGACCAACTCCTTCACAATCCACTATGATGTGAATCGCCCTAATCTGCAATCGGTTGGGCCTTGGAGGAGTCACGTGCAGCGCATTCGTGAAGGACTCAAGACAAGGCTTCGCTCCCTCGTCACCCAGCGCACCGGACTGGACGAAATGGCCGTCGATGATCTCGCGATATCGACGAAGTTACAGTCCTGGGAAGCGGTCCAGATTCCCGAGCGACTTCGGTTCTCCTCCCGCCTGGCCCTGCTCCTGGTCGGGCTCTTCGTTCTGATCGTCGCATTCGTCCCTTGGACCCAAACCATTACGGTGACCGGCCAGCTCTCCGCGTACACGCCGTTCGAACGGCCGCAAGACGTGGAGGCGCAGATCACCGGCCGCATCAAGAAGTGGCACATTTTCGAAGGTGTGCGGGTCAAGGCAGGCGACGTCATTCTCGAACTCGACGACTACGACCCCAACTTCATGGCTCCGGATCTCTTGAGTCTGCTGGAACAACGCAAGAGAGCGTTGGAGGATACCAGAAAGGCCGCACTGAGCCGCGCCGAGCAATTGGATAAGCGGATCAAGGAAATGCAGAACCTCGTGAAGGCGGCGGTGCCGTCGGCCGGCGCACGGGTGCTGGAGGCGGAGAGCAAGGTGCGGGAGGCGCGCCAGAAGGTCGAATCATCCAAAATTGCCGTGGCCACCGCCGAACTCAACGTGGATCGTCACAAACAGTTGGCCGAACAGGGACTCGTCTCCCAACGCGAACTCGAACTCACCATTCAAGCGGCCATCGCCAGCAAGGCCGATTTGCAGGGGGCCCAGGCCAACCTCGCCGCGGCTGAACAGAGCATGAAGGCCTTGAGCTTCGGACGGGAACAGGTGAGCGCTGAAGTGCTCCAACGGCTGCTCGATGCGGAGGCGGCGCGGGATGCCTCGATCGGAGAAGCCGCGCGGGCCGCCGATCAAGTGGCGGATGTGTCCTTGCGCCTCTCGAACGCCAATCAACGGCGGGTCGCCAGCCGCATTTTTTCACCGATCGACGGGACCGTGGTGAAGATGGCGCAGGCCGGCGCCGGGGAAACGGTGCGGCCGGGAGAGAAATTGGTCCGAATTTCTCCGACCAGCTCGGACAAGGCCATTGAGATGGTCGCCGACGGGATCGATGCGCCCCTGCTCAACGTCGGACGGAAGGTCAAGATTCTTTTCTATGGCATCCCCGCCATTCCTTTGCCGGCCTGGCCTGAGCTGATGGCCGGAACCTACAACGGCGTCATCAAAGTCATCGACCAGGTGGACGACGGAAAGGGCAATTTCCGCTTTTGGGTCGTCCCGGACCAGGACGAGCGGCCCTGGCCGCCGCAAGAACATGTCCGCCAAGGCACCAAAGCCATGGGGTGGGTCATCCTCAACCGCGTCCCGCTCTGGTATGAGTTGTGGCGCCGGTTCAACCTGTTTCCGCCTGACTATCAGGAGCGGCCCCCGAGTTTGATCGATACGCTCTTGCCGAAAGCCGGGCGAGGGGCTAAGTAACACCTCCCCGTTGATCATCGGCATCCATACCGACGCGCCCATAACCTCGATCCCTGCGTTCTCGTTTGGACGCAGAAAGGAGTGTGCCCCGATGAAGAACTATGTCTTGGTGTTTGTTGTGGCGGCCTATGCGCTCTGCTGGCTGCCCGAGAGCAGCATGGCCGGAGAAGACCAGGTCAAATCGAAATCGCTCCTGCCGATTCCGCTCTCCTTGAACGAAGTCCTGGCTTGGATCGATCGGTCCCACCCGCTGTT
Protein-coding regions in this window:
- a CDS encoding rhomboid family serine protease, translated to MLPLNDDNPTESTPVVTITFIAACCLVFMYQSTLPPGPGEAFVYQYGAIPAVVFGRAGLPPEVMAIPAVSTVLTSMFLHGSWMHLIGNMLYLWIFGNNIEDVMGHAKFIVFYVLCGVLAALSHAWTDPTSTVPMVGASGAISGVLGAYLLLFPHARVLLLAPMVGMVTVPAGIVLGFWFVMQLLSGGASLGSQGGGVAFFAHIGGFIAGMGLIGFFKRPEVRFFTPARTRSWRY
- a CDS encoding Multi-sensor hybrid histidine kinase is translated as MHGVGRFLDHSRSRTIFLQGLVAGILSYELLVGNETIFGHAVSQMVAVGLILVGLGIMVLPRKVLESVWFPGVLISLNTVLVTGTIYLSGNASSELYLTYFLLVLIASSAPSLKQLLGLSLVICAGYGVLVYEHAMQSGAFAVGHMLGIPVLLIMAVFYGLTLETVAAERRRNRTLQENVQGLKQAEQALEERRTQLETRVQGLKQGLSRANQEIRQGKAERTGLERQLREAQKFEAVGRLASRLAYEFNQVLAVIGKQTGAITSKLKPDDPLQGPVEEIFRSGERAAALTAQLLALGVHETTVRDTLSLGPAIETMREMLRGLLSGRIDLQVTSDSTAALVEIGHDRLEQVLLHLVANARDAMPEGGRVDIAVQVVTGEGLPVEQLEKPPRKRMAMIAVSDRGRGMNLDVQSQMFEPFFSTKEANAGLGLTLVYGIVRQYGGTVEVQSQPGQGTTVRVYFPLVEQTGAVRDTTVVHEALSKGSETVLFVEEDEIARKLALSTLHRHRYQVLEAGSAVEALLVAQQHAGPIHLTVSHLSMAEISGRELAKRLVLRHPKMKALFVSGFSDETITSHRVNKKYFLQRPYRQQELAGKVRELLDV
- a CDS encoding N5-carboxyaminoimidazole ribonucleotide synthase codes for the protein MTAIDPGATLGVLGAGQLGAMFATAARRMGYGVAVWDPAAEAPAHRLADYSLSRPFSDVAARKDFSRLVRVVTYEWENVPSDLCAQLEREVPVRPSSLVLRVIQDRIEQKTFLQAHGLAVPAFHGISSPEELGRQTLLGYPLICKQATAGYDGKGQWKIDRAEDRTGVQQDLARTMRLGSRWILEECLSFEREVSILVVRSSDGTMRTYPLVENVHEGGMLRQTIVPADVPTPVAEQAATMARRAVQALDGVGVFCVELFLMGDGRLLINEVAPRPHNSGHYSLDACTVSQFEQQVRALCDLPLGEVRLLSPAVMLNLIGEEVLLATVSPAVQELLREPGASVHLYGKREIRPRRKMGHVTFLASTGAEALARASAFRSRLALPRP
- a CDS encoding N5-carboxyaminoimidazole ribonucleotide mutase, producing the protein MSTSNAVVRVSVGVLGGSKSDFPILEKAVAMLNELGISNELLVVSAHRTPDRLFAYAEQAAERGIQVIIAGAGGAAHLPGMLAAKTSLPVIGVPIPTEHLRGLDSLLSIVQMPRGIPVATVAIGGAENAALLAAQILALRSVRIRQRIERFRASQTQSVLDSQDDTRLSPPFHMPRSQRTSRRS
- a CDS encoding RND efflux system, membrane fusion protein; translated protein: MQRIREGLKTRLRSLVTQRTGLDEMAVDDLAISTKLQSWEAVQIPERLRFSSRLALLLVGLFVLIVAFVPWTQTITVTGQLSAYTPFERPQDVEAQITGRIKKWHIFEGVRVKAGDVILELDDYDPNFMAPDLLSLLEQRKRALEDTRKAALSRAEQLDKRIKEMQNLVKAAVPSAGARVLEAESKVREARQKVESSKIAVATAELNVDRHKQLAEQGLVSQRELELTIQAAIASKADLQGAQANLAAAEQSMKALSFGREQVSAEVLQRLLDAEAARDASIGEAARAADQVADVSLRLSNANQRRVASRIFSPIDGTVVKMAQAGAGETVRPGEKLVRISPTSSDKAIEMVADGIDAPLLNVGRKVKILFYGIPAIPLPAWPELMAGTYNGVIKVIDQVDDGKGNFRFWVVPDQDERPWPPQEHVRQGTKAMGWVILNRVPLWYELWRRFNLFPPDYQERPPSLIDTLLPKAGRGAK